A genome region from Chryseobacterium sp. G0186 includes the following:
- the scpA gene encoding methylmalonyl-CoA mutase, translating into MRKTISVKKPDFNVLPQEREIYNFEKDGLELKSSYEKKDVKDESLTQTSPGIEPYLRGPYSTMYVQKPWTIRQYAGFSTAEESNAFYRRNLAAGQKGLSVAFDLATHRGYDSDHARVVGDVGKAGVAIDSVEDMKILFNEIPLDQISVSMTMNGAVLPILSFYIVAAEEQGVKQELLSGTIQNDILKEFMVRNTYIYPPAPSMKIIADIFEYTSQNIPKFNSISISGYHMQEAGATPVLEMAYTLADGLEYVRTGIKAGMNVDDFAPRLSFFWAIGMNHFMEIAKMRAARYIWATLLKQFNPQNPKSLALRTHSQTSGWSLTEQEPFNNITRTAIEALSSALGGTQSLHTNALDEAIALPTDYSAKIARNTQIILQQESGICDVVDPMGGSNLVESLTQQMIEEAMRYINEVEQEGGMTKAIEAGIPKMRIEEAAAKKQAKIDSGEEFIIGVNSFRSSLKQDAIEILDIDNTEVRRKQIERLNNIKIDRNSEAVDQILNEIRESAKTGKGNLLALCIEAARRRVTLGEMSDAMEETFGRYKANIKTISGVYAMNAGKNEYFEKALNLTQKFEEEEGRRPRIMVAKMGQDGHDRGAKVVATAFADMGFDVDVAPLFQTPEEVAKQAVENDIHILGVSSLAAGHKTLVPQVVEELKKLGADDVTIVVGGVIPQQDYEFLYANGADFIFGPGTNLPKCAVEILERFLEN; encoded by the coding sequence ATGCGAAAGACAATTTCTGTGAAAAAGCCCGATTTTAATGTATTGCCTCAGGAAAGAGAAATTTACAATTTTGAAAAAGACGGGTTGGAACTTAAATCATCTTATGAGAAAAAAGATGTAAAAGACGAATCATTAACACAGACTTCTCCAGGAATTGAACCTTACCTGAGAGGACCGTATTCCACCATGTATGTTCAAAAACCATGGACGATCCGTCAGTATGCCGGTTTCTCCACCGCAGAAGAATCCAATGCTTTTTACAGAAGAAACCTGGCGGCAGGACAAAAAGGACTTTCAGTAGCATTTGACCTTGCGACACACAGAGGATATGACTCTGACCACGCAAGAGTTGTAGGTGACGTAGGAAAAGCTGGTGTTGCCATCGATTCGGTAGAAGACATGAAGATCCTGTTCAACGAAATACCGTTGGATCAGATTTCCGTTTCCATGACGATGAATGGGGCAGTACTTCCTATTTTGTCTTTCTATATCGTTGCTGCAGAAGAACAGGGAGTGAAGCAGGAATTGCTTTCGGGAACCATTCAAAATGACATTTTGAAAGAGTTCATGGTAAGAAATACCTATATCTATCCGCCTGCACCATCCATGAAGATCATTGCAGATATTTTTGAATATACTTCGCAAAACATTCCAAAATTCAACTCCATTTCCATTTCAGGATACCACATGCAGGAAGCTGGAGCCACTCCGGTACTGGAAATGGCATATACCCTTGCAGACGGTCTTGAATATGTAAGAACAGGAATCAAGGCAGGAATGAATGTGGATGACTTTGCTCCAAGATTGTCATTCTTCTGGGCCATCGGGATGAATCACTTCATGGAAATTGCTAAAATGCGTGCCGCAAGATATATCTGGGCAACCCTTTTAAAACAATTCAATCCACAGAATCCAAAATCTCTGGCTCTAAGAACCCATTCACAGACCTCAGGATGGTCATTAACAGAACAGGAACCTTTTAATAATATCACAAGAACAGCTATTGAAGCTTTGTCTTCAGCATTAGGCGGAACACAGTCACTGCACACCAATGCACTGGATGAAGCCATTGCACTTCCTACAGACTATTCAGCAAAAATTGCAAGAAATACGCAGATCATTCTTCAGCAGGAAAGCGGAATATGTGATGTCGTAGATCCAATGGGAGGAAGTAACCTTGTAGAAAGCCTTACCCAACAGATGATTGAAGAGGCGATGAGGTACATTAATGAGGTAGAACAGGAAGGAGGGATGACCAAGGCCATTGAAGCAGGAATTCCAAAAATGAGGATTGAAGAAGCTGCCGCTAAAAAACAGGCTAAAATTGATAGCGGAGAAGAATTCATTATTGGAGTTAATTCTTTCAGGTCATCATTAAAGCAGGATGCCATAGAGATTCTTGATATTGATAATACAGAAGTTCGTAGAAAACAGATCGAAAGGCTGAACAATATAAAAATAGACAGAAACAGCGAAGCTGTAGACCAGATTTTAAATGAAATCCGTGAAAGTGCAAAAACAGGAAAAGGAAACCTGTTGGCACTGTGCATAGAAGCGGCAAGAAGAAGAGTGACCCTTGGCGAAATGAGTGATGCCATGGAAGAAACATTCGGAAGATATAAAGCAAACATCAAAACAATCTCTGGAGTATACGCTATGAATGCCGGAAAAAATGAATACTTTGAAAAAGCCCTTAACCTTACTCAGAAATTTGAAGAAGAAGAAGGACGTCGCCCAAGAATCATGGTGGCCAAAATGGGGCAGGATGGACATGACAGAGGAGCAAAAGTAGTGGCAACAGCATTTGCAGATATGGGATTTGATGTCGATGTAGCCCCTTTATTCCAGACACCGGAAGAAGTGGCAAAACAGGCGGTAGAAAATGATATTCATATCTTAGGAGTATCTTCTCTGGCTGCCGGACACAAAACTCTGGTTCCTCAGGTTGTTGAAGAGCTTAAAAAACTGGGTGCGGATGACGTTACCATCGTAGTAGGTGGAGTAATTCCACAGCAGGATTATGAATTCCTTTATGCCAATGGAGCAGACTTCATTTTCGGCCCAGGAACCAATCTTCCAAAATGTGCCGTGGAAATCTTGGAGAGATTTTTAGAAAACTAA
- a CDS encoding M28 family peptidase, whose amino-acid sequence MKLILFAGLFVIGIVVLFCSGRKNKTVQKSPVPADTTLVKKHLTALTQTLQFRNHKNVDQLNAVADYIQQTFHTYSHSTEFQEYKVDGKVYKNVIGSFGTENKKRIIIGAHYDVCGDQQGADDNATGVTALLELARMLKGQKLNYRVDLVAYTLEEPPYFRTENMGSYIHAKYLKDNEIDVYGMASVEMIGYFKDEKGSQNFPIDILSWIYGDKGDFITLVKKLSGAGPFVGNFIDHFKASNQIKTETFPAPKFVGGIDYSDHLNYWKFDFPALMITDTSFFRNKNYHKPTDTLETLDIQRMTKVIDAIFLSIIHLR is encoded by the coding sequence ATGAAGCTCATTCTTTTTGCAGGCTTATTTGTTATCGGCATTGTTGTTTTATTCTGTTCAGGCAGAAAAAATAAGACGGTACAAAAATCACCAGTTCCTGCCGATACAACATTGGTCAAAAAACACTTAACAGCACTTACCCAAACGCTACAATTTCGGAATCATAAAAATGTTGACCAGCTGAATGCCGTTGCAGATTACATTCAGCAAACGTTTCATACATACAGTCACAGTACAGAATTTCAGGAGTATAAGGTAGACGGAAAGGTCTATAAAAATGTAATAGGCTCCTTTGGAACAGAAAATAAAAAGAGAATTATAATAGGTGCGCATTATGATGTTTGCGGAGATCAGCAGGGTGCAGACGACAATGCTACAGGAGTTACAGCCCTTTTGGAGTTGGCAAGAATGCTTAAAGGGCAAAAGCTTAACTATCGGGTTGATCTGGTTGCCTATACATTAGAAGAACCTCCTTATTTCAGAACAGAAAATATGGGTAGCTATATCCATGCAAAGTACTTAAAAGACAATGAAATTGATGTGTATGGTATGGCCAGTGTAGAAATGATTGGCTACTTTAAGGACGAAAAAGGATCTCAGAACTTTCCAATAGACATTCTTTCATGGATTTATGGAGATAAGGGAGATTTTATTACTTTGGTGAAAAAGCTCAGCGGAGCAGGACCATTTGTAGGAAACTTTATAGATCATTTTAAGGCTTCCAACCAGATAAAAACAGAAACATTTCCGGCACCCAAGTTTGTAGGTGGTATAGACTATTCAGATCATCTGAACTATTGGAAATTTGATTTCCCCGCTCTTATGATTACCGATACTTCCTTCTTTAGAAACAAAAATTATCATAAACCTACAGATACTTTAGAAACATTGGATATCCAACGGATGACCAAAGTTATTGATGCTATTTTTCTAAGCATTATTCACCTCAGGTGA